A window of the Pseudomonas sp. B21_DOA genome harbors these coding sequences:
- a CDS encoding TonB-dependent copper receptor encodes MSRFTAVPCAESARAHFALNELRIRCRHAIAVLCGVMLAPLVLADDHAAHQEELSPTVITAIAPSSPLTIVTNPKDPRQPVPASDGGDYLKTIPGFALVRNGGTNGDPVLRGMFGSRLNILTNGSMMLGACPGRMDAPASYISPETYDKLTVIKGPQTVLWGPGASAGTVLFDREPENFGELGTRVNASILAGSHGRFDKVVDAAAGGPLGYVRVIGNTAHSDDYRDGNNDIVASRYDKWNGDVALGWTPNADTLIELTAGKGDGEARYAGRGMDGSQFLRESLGLRFEKSNITDVLEKLEAQVYYNYADHVMDNYTLRTPSGTGMMAGPMASNVDRRTLGARIKATWRWADVQLITGLDAQTNEHRQRSAMGVDTYKQLPYSKDADFHNYGVFSEMTWYAAERDRLITGARVDRASAKDYRQTTGSGMMSRPNPTADDTRADTLPSGFIRYEHDLADSPTTLYAGLGHAQRFPDYWELFSPKSGPAGSVNAFDSIKPEKTTQFDFGVNYRSADLEAWASGYIGVVRDYILFDYTPGMMGMSTSRAENIDARIMGGELGAAYNLTDNWKADATLAYAWGKNSSDGSALPQMPPLDARFGLTYSQDNWSAGALWRVVAAQHRIDANKGNVVGKDYAQSSGFGVFSLNGAYRINQHWKVSSGVDNLFGKAYAEHLNLAGNAGFGYPANDPQAINEPGRTLWTKVDMSF; translated from the coding sequence ATGTCCAGGTTTACTGCTGTTCCCTGCGCGGAATCTGCCCGCGCGCACTTTGCCCTGAATGAATTGCGGATTCGTTGCAGGCACGCTATTGCCGTACTTTGCGGCGTAATGCTTGCACCATTGGTGTTGGCCGATGATCACGCCGCCCATCAGGAAGAACTGAGCCCAACGGTGATCACTGCCATCGCCCCAAGCTCACCACTGACGATCGTCACCAACCCCAAGGATCCGCGCCAACCGGTGCCGGCCAGTGACGGCGGCGATTACCTGAAGACCATTCCCGGCTTCGCGTTGGTGCGCAATGGCGGCACCAACGGCGACCCGGTGCTGCGCGGGATGTTCGGTTCGCGGCTGAACATCCTCACCAACGGCAGCATGATGCTCGGCGCCTGTCCTGGCCGGATGGATGCGCCGGCTTCGTATATTTCGCCGGAAACCTACGACAAGCTCACGGTGATCAAAGGCCCGCAAACCGTCCTGTGGGGGCCGGGCGCATCGGCCGGTACGGTGCTGTTCGACCGTGAGCCGGAGAACTTCGGCGAACTCGGCACGCGCGTCAACGCCAGCATCCTGGCCGGCTCGCATGGGCGTTTCGACAAGGTTGTCGACGCCGCTGCCGGCGGCCCTCTGGGCTACGTGCGAGTCATCGGCAACACCGCGCATTCGGATGATTACCGCGATGGCAACAACGACATCGTCGCCTCGCGCTACGACAAGTGGAACGGCGATGTCGCACTGGGTTGGACGCCGAATGCCGACACCCTGATCGAGCTCACCGCCGGCAAGGGTGATGGCGAGGCGCGGTATGCCGGGCGCGGCATGGACGGTTCGCAGTTCCTGCGTGAAAGCCTCGGTTTGCGTTTCGAAAAATCCAACATCACTGACGTGCTGGAGAAGCTCGAAGCGCAGGTCTACTACAACTACGCCGACCATGTGATGGACAACTACACCCTGCGCACGCCCTCCGGCACCGGCATGATGGCGGGACCCATGGCGTCAAACGTCGACCGTCGGACCCTCGGTGCACGGATCAAAGCAACCTGGCGCTGGGCTGATGTTCAGCTGATCACCGGCCTCGACGCACAGACCAACGAGCACCGCCAGCGCAGTGCAATGGGCGTCGATACCTACAAGCAGCTGCCGTACAGCAAGGACGCCGATTTCCACAACTACGGCGTGTTCAGCGAAATGACCTGGTACGCCGCCGAGCGTGATCGCTTGATCACTGGCGCACGGGTGGATCGCGCCTCGGCCAAGGATTACCGGCAGACCACCGGGTCGGGGATGATGTCCCGCCCCAACCCGACCGCCGACGACACCCGCGCCGACACCCTGCCCAGCGGCTTCATCCGTTACGAGCATGACCTCGCCGACAGCCCGACCACGCTCTATGCAGGCCTCGGCCACGCGCAACGCTTCCCGGATTACTGGGAGTTGTTTTCACCCAAGTCCGGCCCGGCAGGATCGGTCAATGCGTTCGACTCGATCAAACCGGAAAAGACCACGCAGTTCGACTTTGGCGTGAACTACAGGAGCGCCGACCTCGAAGCCTGGGCCTCGGGTTACATCGGTGTGGTACGCGATTACATCCTGTTCGACTACACGCCGGGAATGATGGGCATGAGCACCTCGCGTGCCGAAAACATCGACGCGCGGATCATGGGTGGCGAACTCGGTGCTGCCTACAACCTCACCGACAACTGGAAAGCCGATGCGACCCTGGCCTACGCCTGGGGCAAGAACAGCAGTGACGGCTCGGCATTACCGCAGATGCCGCCGCTGGATGCGCGTTTCGGCCTGACATACAGCCAAGACAACTGGAGCGCCGGCGCATTGTGGCGAGTGGTCGCCGCGCAGCACCGCATCGACGCGAACAAGGGCAACGTGGTCGGCAAGGATTACGCCCAGAGCTCGGGCTTCGGCGTGTTCTCGCTCAACGGCGCGTACCGCATCAACCAGCACTGGAAGGTCAGCAGCGGTGTCGACAACCTGTTCGGCAAAGCCTACGCCGAACACCTGAATCTGGCCGGCAATGCCGGGTTCGGCTATCCAGCCAACGACCCGCAAGCGATCAATGAACCGGGGCGCACGCTCTGGACCAAAGTGGATATGAGTTTCTGA
- a CDS encoding N-acetyltransferase family protein codes for MTYSIRDASQADLPAIRDIYNDAVLHTTAIWNEQAVDLGNRQAWFDARQLQAYPILVIVDRENAVLGYASFGDWRPFDGFRHTVEHSVYVRSDQRGNGLGPQLMTVLIERARACGKHVMVAAIESGNAASIRLHERAGFRITGQMPQVGTKFGRWLDLTFMQLTLNPGASPPDAHKV; via the coding sequence ATGACTTACAGCATTCGCGATGCGAGCCAGGCCGACCTGCCGGCGATCCGCGACATCTACAACGACGCCGTGCTCCACACCACGGCGATCTGGAACGAACAAGCCGTCGACCTCGGCAATCGCCAGGCATGGTTCGACGCGCGTCAGTTGCAGGCGTACCCGATTCTGGTGATCGTCGACCGCGAAAACGCAGTGCTGGGTTACGCCTCGTTCGGCGACTGGCGGCCGTTCGACGGTTTCCGCCACACCGTCGAGCACTCGGTGTACGTGCGCAGCGATCAACGCGGCAACGGCCTCGGCCCGCAACTGATGACCGTGCTGATCGAACGCGCCAGAGCCTGCGGCAAACACGTCATGGTCGCCGCCATCGAAAGCGGCAATGCCGCCTCGATCCGCCTGCACGAACGCGCCGGTTTCCGCATCACCGGGCAGATGCCGCAGGTCGGCACCAAGTTCGGCCGCTGGCTCGATCTGACCTTCATGCAGCTGACCCTCAACCCCGGCGCTTCGCCGCCGGATGCCCACAAGGTGTGA
- the ureA gene encoding urease subunit gamma: protein MDLTPREKDKLLIFTAGLVAERRLARGVKLNYPEAMAYISAALLEGARDGQTVAELMHYGTTLLSREQVMEGIPEMIPEIQVEATFPDGTKLVTVHQPIA, encoded by the coding sequence ATGGACCTGACCCCACGCGAAAAAGACAAGCTGCTGATCTTCACCGCCGGCCTCGTTGCCGAGCGGCGATTGGCCCGTGGCGTGAAACTCAATTACCCGGAAGCCATGGCCTACATCTCTGCCGCGCTGCTCGAAGGTGCGCGTGACGGCCAGACCGTCGCCGAGCTGATGCACTACGGCACCACCCTGCTCAGCCGCGAGCAAGTGATGGAAGGCATCCCGGAAATGATCCCGGAGATCCAGGTCGAGGCGACGTTCCCCGACGGCACCAAACTGGTCACCGTTCACCAGCCGATCGCCTGA
- the urtB gene encoding urea ABC transporter permease subunit UrtB, with product MPTALYRFICAIALLLPMLAHAGDAEDFVAANPMQQAKLLETWAAQPDPARIELLNALQQGELTIDGQAKTLRLNNRLRGLIDTAMASHQLLAADAKIRLSAAQQLQKSAKPAQLKFLDRQLAGEKDESVHAALSLALANLQLVDSDPAVRLAAVRLLGETGDPLARTRLEGLLEPGVESDAGVRTAAETSLAQVKRKLLIGEVLGQAFSGMSLGSILLLAALGLAITFGLLGVINMAHGEMLMLGAYSTYVVQLMFQRYAPQAIEFYPLIALPVAFFVTAAIGMALERTVIRHLYGRPLETLLATWGISLMLIQLVRLVFGAQNVEVANPAWLSGGIQVLPNLVLPYNRIVIIAFALFVVVLTWLLLNKTRLGLNVRAVTQNRNMAACCGVPNGRVDMLAFGLGSGIAGLGGVALSQIGNVGPDLGQSYIIDSFLVVVLGGVGQLAGSVLAAFGLGIANKILEPQIGAVLGKILILALIILFIQKRPQGLFALKGRVID from the coding sequence ATGCCCACTGCTCTCTACCGCTTTATCTGTGCCATCGCACTGTTGCTGCCGATGCTCGCCCACGCCGGCGATGCCGAAGACTTCGTCGCGGCCAATCCCATGCAACAGGCCAAACTCCTGGAAACCTGGGCCGCGCAGCCCGATCCGGCGCGTATCGAATTGCTCAACGCCCTGCAACAAGGCGAGCTGACGATCGACGGCCAAGCGAAAACCCTGCGCCTGAACAATCGCCTGCGGGGTCTGATCGACACCGCGATGGCCAGCCATCAATTGCTCGCCGCCGACGCGAAAATCCGCCTGAGCGCCGCGCAGCAATTGCAGAAAAGCGCGAAACCCGCGCAGCTGAAATTCCTCGACCGGCAACTCGCTGGGGAAAAAGATGAAAGCGTGCATGCCGCCCTGAGCCTGGCGCTGGCCAATCTGCAACTGGTCGACAGCGACCCGGCGGTGCGCCTTGCAGCGGTGCGGTTGCTCGGTGAAACCGGCGACCCGCTGGCACGCACGCGCCTTGAAGGTCTGCTCGAACCGGGCGTGGAAAGCGATGCCGGCGTGCGCACCGCCGCTGAAACCAGCCTCGCGCAGGTCAAGCGCAAATTGCTGATCGGCGAAGTGCTCGGCCAGGCCTTCAGCGGCATGTCGCTGGGCTCGATTCTGCTGCTCGCCGCCCTCGGTCTGGCGATCACCTTCGGCCTGCTCGGGGTGATCAACATGGCCCACGGCGAGATGCTGATGCTCGGCGCCTACTCGACCTACGTGGTGCAGCTGATGTTCCAGCGCTACGCGCCGCAGGCCATCGAGTTCTATCCGCTGATCGCGCTGCCGGTGGCGTTTTTCGTCACGGCCGCCATCGGCATGGCGCTGGAGCGCACGGTCATCCGCCATCTCTATGGCCGGCCGCTGGAAACCCTGCTCGCGACCTGGGGCATCAGCCTGATGCTGATTCAACTGGTGCGGCTGGTGTTCGGCGCCCAGAACGTTGAAGTCGCCAACCCGGCGTGGCTGTCCGGCGGCATCCAAGTGCTGCCCAATCTGGTGCTGCCGTACAACCGCATCGTCATCATCGCTTTCGCATTGTTCGTGGTGGTGCTGACCTGGCTGCTGCTGAACAAGACCCGCCTCGGTCTCAACGTGCGCGCCGTCACCCAGAACCGCAACATGGCCGCCTGCTGCGGCGTGCCCAACGGGCGCGTCGACATGCTCGCCTTCGGCCTCGGCTCGGGCATCGCCGGCTTGGGCGGCGTGGCGCTGAGCCAGATCGGCAACGTCGGCCCCGACCTTGGCCAGAGCTACATCATCGACTCGTTCCTGGTGGTGGTGCTCGGCGGCGTCGGCCAACTGGCCGGTAGCGTGCTAGCCGCGTTCGGCCTGGGCATCGCCAACAAGATTCTCGAACCGCAGATCGGTGCGGTGCTCGGCAAGATCCTCATCCTCGCGCTGATCATTCTGTTCATTCAGAAACGTCCGCAAGGCCTCTTCGCACTGAAAGGACGGGTGATCGACTGA
- a CDS encoding urease accessory protein UreD produces the protein MNSIVAPALFTPSWHAKLELAYARFGDCTRPVMRRHLGPLRVQKHLYAEGPEVCQHIIVHPPGGIAGGDRLDISARVETNAWAQITSPGAAKWYRAGGPAYQQLDLRVAAGATLEWLPQETIVYSAAQAELTTTIDLEGDARLFYWDVVALGRPASGERFDLGHFQAHLDIRRDGRLLWHERQRIVGNDGLLDSPIGLDGNPVFATLLVTGEIEAGLLERCRSLGHEVRGDLTQLPGLLVARCLAGEALLARAWLIELWRLLRPVLLGREAQPPRIWNT, from the coding sequence ATGAATTCGATTGTTGCACCTGCCCTGTTTACCCCGAGCTGGCACGCCAAGCTGGAACTGGCCTACGCGCGTTTCGGCGATTGCACGCGCCCGGTCATGCGCCGCCACCTCGGCCCGCTGCGCGTGCAAAAGCATCTGTACGCCGAAGGCCCCGAGGTCTGCCAGCACATCATCGTCCATCCACCGGGCGGAATTGCCGGTGGTGATCGTCTGGATATCAGCGCTCGCGTCGAAACCAACGCCTGGGCGCAAATCACCAGCCCTGGCGCGGCGAAGTGGTATCGCGCCGGTGGGCCGGCTTATCAACAACTCGATCTGCGCGTGGCCGCCGGCGCGACACTGGAATGGCTGCCGCAGGAAACCATCGTCTACAGCGCCGCGCAGGCTGAGTTGACCACGACCATCGACCTTGAAGGTGACGCACGGCTGTTTTATTGGGACGTGGTCGCGCTCGGTCGTCCGGCCAGCGGCGAGCGTTTCGACCTCGGGCATTTTCAGGCGCACCTGGACATCCGCCGCGATGGTCGGTTGCTCTGGCACGAACGGCAGCGCATTGTCGGCAACGACGGGTTGCTCGACTCGCCAATCGGCCTGGATGGCAATCCGGTGTTTGCGACGCTGCTGGTGACCGGTGAGATTGAGGCCGGGTTGCTGGAGCGTTGCCGCTCGCTGGGGCACGAAGTGCGTGGTGATTTGACCCAGTTGCCGGGTTTGCTGGTGGCGCGGTGTCTGGCCGGTGAAGCGTTGCTCGCGCGTGCGTGGCTGATTGAGTTATGGCGACTGCTAAGACCTGTGCTGCTGGGCCGCGAAGCCCAGCCACCGCGAATCTGGAACACCTGA
- the urtD gene encoding urea ABC transporter ATP-binding protein UrtD has protein sequence MLEPAFFPVEPNKDEGTSRDSIGLGQRVGPGLDTRHGTILTLEDISVSFDGFRALNNLNLYIGVGELRCIIGPNGAGKTTLMDVITGKTRPSHGKAWFGETLDLTQMSEVQIAQSGIGRKFQKPTVFEALSVFENLELAQKTDKSVWASLRARLSGEQKDRISEVLETIRLTTSVNRQAGLLSHGQKQFLEIGMLLMQDPQLLLLDEPVAGMTDAETEFTAELFKSLAGKHSLMVVEHDMGFVGSIADHVTVLHQGSVLAEGSLEQVQENERVIEVYLGR, from the coding sequence ATGCTCGAACCGGCGTTTTTCCCTGTGGAACCGAACAAGGACGAAGGCACCAGTCGCGACTCGATCGGCCTCGGCCAGCGCGTCGGCCCCGGCCTCGATACGCGCCACGGCACGATCCTGACCCTGGAAGACATCAGCGTCAGCTTCGACGGCTTCCGTGCGCTGAACAATCTCAACCTGTACATCGGCGTCGGCGAACTGCGCTGCATCATCGGCCCCAACGGCGCCGGCAAGACCACGCTGATGGACGTGATCACCGGCAAGACCCGGCCCAGCCACGGCAAGGCCTGGTTCGGCGAAACCCTGGACCTGACGCAGATGAGCGAAGTGCAGATTGCCCAGTCCGGCATCGGCCGCAAGTTTCAGAAACCGACGGTATTCGAAGCCTTGAGCGTGTTCGAAAACCTGGAGCTGGCGCAGAAGACCGACAAGTCGGTGTGGGCCAGTTTACGTGCGCGCCTGAGTGGCGAGCAGAAGGATCGCATCAGCGAAGTGCTCGAGACGATTCGCCTGACCACTTCGGTCAATCGCCAGGCCGGGCTGTTGTCCCACGGCCAGAAGCAGTTCCTCGAGATTGGCATGCTGCTGATGCAGGACCCGCAATTGCTCCTGCTCGACGAACCGGTGGCGGGCATGACCGACGCCGAAACCGAGTTCACCGCCGAGCTGTTCAAGTCGCTGGCCGGCAAGCATTCGCTGATGGTGGTCGAGCACGACATGGGTTTTGTCGGCTCGATTGCCGACCACGTCACGGTGCTGCATCAGGGCAGCGTGCTGGCCGAGGGCTCGCTGGAGCAGGTGCAGGAAAACGAGCGAGTGATCGAGGTCTACCTGGGCCGCTGA
- the urtE gene encoding urea ABC transporter ATP-binding subunit UrtE: MLQVDKLHQYYGGSHILRGLSFDVKVGEVTCLLGRNGVGKTTLLKCLMGLLPAKEGAVNWEGKPITTFKPHQRVQAGIAYVPQGREIFGRLTVEENLLMGLSRFPGSEAKEVPGFIYELFPVLLQMKQRRGGDLSGGQQQQLAIGRALASRPRLLILDEPTEGIQPSVIKEIGAVIKQLAARGDMAILLVEQFYDFAAELADQYLVMSRGEIVQQGRGEHMEAEGVRGLVTI; this comes from the coding sequence ATGCTGCAAGTCGACAAGCTGCATCAGTACTACGGCGGTAGCCACATCCTGCGTGGCCTGAGCTTTGACGTGAAGGTCGGCGAAGTGACCTGCCTGCTCGGCCGTAACGGCGTGGGCAAGACCACCCTGCTCAAATGCCTGATGGGCCTGCTGCCGGCCAAGGAAGGCGCGGTGAACTGGGAAGGCAAACCGATCACCACGTTCAAACCGCATCAGCGTGTGCAGGCCGGTATCGCCTACGTGCCGCAGGGTCGTGAGATCTTCGGGCGCCTGACGGTAGAAGAAAATCTGCTGATGGGCCTGTCGCGGTTTCCAGGCTCAGAAGCCAAGGAAGTTCCAGGTTTCATCTACGAACTGTTCCCGGTGCTGCTACAAATGAAGCAGCGCCGTGGCGGCGATCTGTCCGGCGGTCAGCAACAGCAGTTGGCGATCGGTCGTGCATTGGCCAGCCGACCACGCCTGCTGATTCTCGATGAGCCGACCGAAGGCATTCAACCCTCGGTGATCAAGGAAATCGGCGCGGTGATCAAGCAGCTCGCGGCGCGCGGTGACATGGCGATTCTGCTGGTCGAGCAGTTCTACGACTTTGCCGCCGAACTGGCCGATCAATACCTGGTGATGTCGCGGGGCGAGATCGTCCAGCAGGGTCGCGGTGAACATATGGAGGCCGAAGGTGTACGCGGGCTGGTCACGATCTAA
- a CDS encoding PepSY domain-containing protein, with protein MQKPQPNFYNLAWRWHFYAGLFVAPFMVMLALTGIIYLFKPQLDSLMYSSLLDVPAGHHTVPADDLLQRVKAAYPQGQVTQYMPPVNAQRSAQFVVKNAGHELNVFIDPYHGDILGEQDAKQNLQAIARAIHGELMIGTVGDRLIEMAAGWGVVLVVSGLFLWWPRGQAVGILWPRLNARGRVLWRDLHAVTGFWGATLLLVMLLSGMTWTGFWGKQYAAVWNVFPAAMWNNVPTSDIEARSLNSATRQTVPWAMENTPMPMSGDHAEHMNHGTAHAGPAAPEVSLQDVQNIASERKVEPGYSITLPTTATGVFTIAVFADDPRNDATLHVDQYTGNVLADVRFEHYGTVARATEIGVMLHEGKMFGTFNQIVVLLICLMILLSAVSGVVIWWKRRPEGKFGVPPLRHDLPTWKTGVAIMLVLAVVFPLVGASLLVVWLLDRFVLPRVVRRTVDLPR; from the coding sequence ATGCAAAAGCCTCAACCCAATTTCTACAACCTGGCCTGGCGCTGGCATTTCTATGCCGGACTGTTCGTCGCGCCGTTCATGGTGATGCTGGCCCTGACCGGGATCATTTATCTGTTCAAACCGCAACTCGATTCGCTGATGTACAGCAGCCTCCTTGACGTACCGGCCGGGCACCACACGGTGCCGGCCGATGACTTGCTGCAACGGGTGAAAGCTGCCTATCCGCAGGGCCAGGTCACGCAGTACATGCCGCCGGTCAATGCCCAGCGCAGCGCGCAATTCGTAGTGAAAAACGCTGGTCACGAACTCAATGTATTCATCGATCCGTATCACGGTGACATCCTCGGCGAGCAGGATGCCAAGCAGAATCTGCAAGCCATCGCCCGTGCGATCCACGGTGAGTTGATGATTGGCACAGTCGGCGATCGGCTGATCGAAATGGCCGCTGGCTGGGGCGTGGTGCTGGTGGTCTCGGGGCTGTTTCTGTGGTGGCCGCGCGGTCAGGCGGTGGGCATTTTGTGGCCGCGGCTGAACGCGCGTGGGCGCGTGCTGTGGCGTGATCTGCACGCTGTCACCGGGTTCTGGGGCGCTACATTGCTGCTGGTGATGCTGCTCAGCGGCATGACCTGGACCGGTTTCTGGGGCAAACAATATGCGGCGGTATGGAACGTGTTCCCGGCCGCGATGTGGAACAACGTGCCGACCTCCGACATCGAGGCACGCAGCCTCAACAGCGCGACCCGCCAGACCGTGCCATGGGCGATGGAAAACACACCGATGCCGATGTCCGGCGACCACGCCGAACACATGAATCACGGCACCGCCCACGCCGGCCCCGCTGCACCTGAAGTCAGCCTGCAGGATGTGCAGAACATCGCCAGCGAACGCAAGGTTGAACCCGGCTACAGCATTACCCTGCCGACTACCGCCACCGGCGTGTTCACCATTGCCGTATTCGCCGACGACCCGCGCAACGATGCCACCCTGCACGTCGACCAGTACACCGGCAATGTCCTCGCCGATGTGCGTTTCGAGCACTACGGTACCGTCGCGCGCGCCACGGAAATCGGCGTGATGCTGCATGAAGGCAAGATGTTCGGCACCTTCAACCAGATCGTCGTGCTGCTGATCTGCCTGATGATCCTGCTCAGCGCCGTCAGCGGCGTGGTGATCTGGTGGAAACGGCGTCCAGAAGGCAAGTTCGGCGTGCCGCCGCTGCGTCATGATTTGCCGACATGGAAAACCGGCGTGGCGATCATGCTGGTGCTGGCGGTGGTGTTTCCGCTGGTGGGGGCTTCGCTGCTGGTGGTGTGGTTGCTAGACCGGTTTGTGCTGCCACGAGTCGTACGGCGCACCGTCGATCTGCCGCGCTGA
- a CDS encoding DUF4329 domain-containing protein: MSHVSGRSGRTASSSATFKLPPLSPAFLTEEDAAYWVHTRIPLNPDKEYGSVILLRPDGKLLATSPIAGQATGFDFGTIVQTDVLGGMLHPLGYRCVASVHSHPPIHAEFRNGNRRQDETLLRLFMSFYSGGDFIGDVSARDFFRSAYLSGPDGSLLKYVSSGSPEERDYFLWQQSGGPSGHPAGAYDVMAVINKLATVGELKVIVSNADWGYSVGRVPADWKAGASFSKGAVTELPLMTRVCVNAERAVLAALKSRGAQTTGLILKKLVGEEYVATHARPAGLAAWDPERIFPVDAQGQLQLPKGYLLEGFYFASRPDPAQFPPGQPWLYENFFTPREIAWAIEANARSQHLAQAGRALSLYMRAQDHAMLKYRFSGDSIEAALSVTQSDGTVSDNGVQARLLAGTLDTRAFVSMLVLAGTLEVVRGSALWAHLGPVDLQWQPFANFPWPRLSRAFLAADDAVRHAHELVGIRRDQQHAGYVFQRSDERFVVTEPLPGDIDTLSQGRLYPLDNHGRPVFPDDHTMHACYVAHVALSQLDPVHIRYLRWTRAEALLDVQMLNVDELRQTLLDGIALYCSGAGDSLIRFQPYTTIVARELARRLGTGKHPGELASALRNGTERPQAFVREQAQAGVLFNLIDHALWGYRGQIGADWSLPIASVAEPGESEPPLPTLPKPSLPDLSLQPYPPTQVPAPGATTMPWKRPARIFFGAVFSSADEAALSQSSTDVHLHDEKKTWFGFILKHVGREEYIASELIPVSDSGTNLFRQESVFSSSRTAPWYQYPDGFDLHAVYYMHQRIGKPCAIPRTGSRITSSRQRR; this comes from the coding sequence ATGAGTCATGTCTCAGGCCGATCCGGTCGTACCGCAAGTTCTTCAGCAACGTTCAAGCTGCCGCCACTGAGCCCGGCCTTTCTGACTGAAGAGGACGCCGCCTATTGGGTGCACACGCGGATTCCACTGAACCCGGACAAAGAGTACGGCAGCGTGATCCTGCTGCGTCCGGACGGGAAATTGCTCGCCACTTCACCCATCGCCGGGCAAGCCACGGGTTTTGACTTCGGCACAATTGTGCAGACCGATGTCCTTGGCGGCATGCTTCATCCGCTGGGCTACCGGTGCGTCGCCAGCGTTCACAGCCATCCGCCGATCCATGCCGAGTTCCGCAATGGCAATCGGCGTCAGGATGAAACGCTGCTCCGGCTGTTCATGAGTTTCTATTCAGGCGGCGATTTCATTGGCGATGTGTCGGCGCGGGATTTTTTCCGCAGCGCTTACCTTTCAGGCCCGGATGGCAGCTTGCTCAAATACGTCTCGAGCGGCTCGCCCGAGGAGCGCGACTACTTTCTCTGGCAGCAGTCCGGCGGGCCGTCGGGCCATCCGGCGGGGGCCTATGACGTGATGGCGGTGATCAACAAGCTGGCGACCGTGGGTGAACTCAAAGTCATTGTTTCGAATGCCGACTGGGGCTACTCGGTGGGGCGCGTACCTGCGGACTGGAAGGCCGGCGCGTCGTTTTCAAAGGGTGCAGTCACCGAACTGCCGCTGATGACCCGTGTCTGCGTCAATGCCGAACGCGCCGTGCTGGCCGCGTTGAAATCCAGAGGCGCGCAGACGACGGGCCTGATATTGAAAAAATTGGTTGGCGAGGAGTATGTCGCCACCCATGCGCGCCCAGCCGGACTCGCTGCATGGGATCCTGAGCGAATATTTCCGGTTGATGCCCAAGGGCAATTGCAGCTGCCCAAGGGGTATTTGCTGGAGGGCTTTTACTTCGCCTCGCGACCCGACCCGGCACAGTTTCCACCTGGCCAGCCGTGGCTCTACGAGAACTTCTTCACGCCCCGGGAGATCGCCTGGGCTATCGAAGCGAATGCCCGCAGCCAACATCTGGCGCAAGCAGGGCGTGCGTTGTCGCTGTACATGCGGGCGCAGGATCATGCGATGTTGAAGTACCGCTTCAGCGGCGATTCGATCGAAGCGGCACTGAGCGTTACGCAGTCGGACGGCACGGTCAGTGACAATGGTGTGCAGGCAAGGCTGTTGGCCGGCACACTGGATACCCGCGCATTTGTTTCGATGCTGGTACTGGCCGGGACCCTGGAGGTCGTGCGCGGCAGTGCGTTGTGGGCGCATCTGGGTCCGGTGGATCTGCAATGGCAGCCCTTCGCCAACTTTCCCTGGCCGCGATTGAGCCGGGCTTTTCTGGCGGCCGATGATGCGGTTCGCCATGCCCATGAGCTCGTGGGCATTCGCCGTGATCAGCAGCACGCGGGGTATGTTTTTCAGCGTAGCGACGAGCGTTTCGTGGTGACCGAACCCTTGCCCGGGGATATCGATACGCTCAGCCAGGGGCGGCTTTATCCTCTGGACAATCACGGTCGGCCGGTGTTTCCAGACGACCACACCATGCATGCGTGTTATGTCGCTCACGTTGCGCTTTCGCAACTTGACCCGGTGCATATCCGGTATCTGCGCTGGACCCGTGCCGAGGCTCTGCTGGATGTGCAGATGCTCAACGTTGACGAGCTGCGGCAGACCCTGCTCGACGGGATCGCTCTGTATTGCTCTGGTGCCGGTGACAGCCTGATCAGGTTCCAGCCCTACACCACCATCGTCGCCAGAGAGCTGGCCAGACGCCTCGGCACTGGCAAGCACCCGGGCGAGCTTGCCAGTGCGCTGCGCAACGGCACTGAACGGCCACAGGCCTTTGTGCGTGAACAGGCGCAGGCCGGCGTCTTGTTCAACCTGATCGATCACGCACTGTGGGGCTATCGCGGGCAAATCGGCGCTGACTGGAGCCTGCCAATAGCGTCAGTGGCTGAACCAGGCGAGTCTGAGCCGCCGCTGCCGACGTTACCGAAACCGTCATTGCCAGATCTTTCTTTGCAACCATATCCGCCAACGCAAGTGCCTGCGCCTGGCGCTACAACAATGCCGTGGAAGCGTCCTGCGAGGATTTTCTTTGGTGCGGTGTTTTCCTCGGCGGACGAGGCAGCACTGAGTCAATCCAGTACTGACGTGCATTTGCACGACGAGAAGAAAACCTGGTTCGGCTTCATTCTCAAGCACGTGGGGCGGGAGGAATACATCGCCAGCGAGCTGATACCCGTCAGCGATAGCGGCACTAATCTGTTTCGTCAGGAGTCGGTGTTCAGTTCCAGCAGGACAGCTCCCTGGTATCAGTACCCGGATGGCTTCGACCTGCATGCCGTGTATTACATGCACCAGCGAATCGGGAAACCTTGCGCCATCCCCAGGACTGGCTCGCGCATTACTTCGTCACGCCAGAGACGCTGA